In a genomic window of Flavobacterium crassostreae:
- a CDS encoding VIT1/CCC1 transporter family protein, with protein sequence MDLNKLKGQLQTEVDTAFLYDSIAAIQTNDNLVRVLQSLGEIEKGHAKHMLDKVVGLEPNYKMPLPSSRAKLQLKLGKIFGYGSIISSLSSVEKQFAANAIKNKIESGEKPTGFEHNHLKIIEAVNNNAALNVSGGFLSKFESRHKSVGGNALRAAVLGSNDGLVSNMSLVMGVAGAAVSNNTILLTGSAGLLAGAISMALGEWLSVQSSRELNQRQIELETEELEASPEEEKKELVLLYQAKGMNAVEAQKLADKAFESPETAIDAIITEELGIDKKELGGSAWEAAIASFILFAIGAIIPLYPFIFLTGKNAIYLSVGSSVLGLFGIGAAITLLTGRSVLFSGMRQVSFGLAAAAITYGIGSLIGVSLAG encoded by the coding sequence ATGGATTTAAATAAACTAAAAGGGCAACTACAAACGGAAGTTGACACCGCTTTTTTGTATGATAGTATTGCTGCCATACAAACGAATGATAATTTAGTTCGTGTACTACAGAGTTTAGGTGAAATTGAAAAAGGACATGCTAAACATATGCTTGATAAAGTAGTAGGTTTAGAACCTAATTACAAAATGCCATTACCATCATCTAGAGCTAAACTTCAGTTGAAATTAGGGAAGATTTTTGGATACGGTTCAATAATCAGCAGTTTATCAAGTGTTGAAAAACAATTTGCAGCCAACGCCATAAAAAATAAAATTGAAAGTGGAGAAAAACCAACAGGTTTTGAACATAATCATCTTAAAATAATTGAGGCTGTAAACAATAATGCCGCTTTAAATGTTTCTGGAGGATTTCTTTCTAAATTCGAAAGTCGCCATAAATCAGTAGGGGGGAATGCACTTAGAGCTGCTGTTTTAGGCTCGAATGACGGATTGGTCTCTAATATGAGTTTGGTAATGGGAGTTGCAGGAGCAGCCGTTTCTAATAATACTATTTTATTGACAGGATCCGCTGGTCTTTTGGCGGGAGCTATTTCGATGGCGTTAGGCGAATGGCTTTCTGTACAAAGTTCAAGAGAATTAAATCAACGCCAAATAGAACTAGAAACCGAGGAATTAGAGGCTTCTCCTGAAGAAGAAAAAAAGGAGTTAGTCTTGTTATATCAGGCAAAAGGAATGAATGCAGTTGAAGCACAAAAATTAGCAGATAAAGCATTTGAAAGCCCTGAAACAGCTATTGATGCAATAATTACGGAAGAATTAGGTATTGACAAGAAAGAATTGGGAGGCTCGGCTTGGGAAGCTGCAATTGCCTCATTTATTCTATTTGCTATAGGAGCAATTATACCTTTGTATCCTTTTATTTTTTTAACAGGAAAAAACGCTATATATTTAAGTGTTGGTAGTAGTGTACTAGGGCTTTTTGGAATAGGAGCAGCGATTACTTTATTAACAGGGAGAAGCGTGTTGTTTTCTGGCATGAGACAGGTGTCATTTGGATTAGCAGCTGCAGCTATAACTTATGGAATCGGATCCTTAATTGGTGTTTCATTAGCAGGATAA
- a CDS encoding efflux RND transporter periplasmic adaptor subunit: MKKSIYILALSVVLFSCKETKTEETAVKEDTVISVTTTQFKSSAMEIANPTEQDFEVTVRTSGKIDVPPQNRAKVTTFVGGNVKSTRLLVGDKVTKGQALLTLENTEFLDIQKEYLEVAEQINYLKSEYERQKTLFDEKITSQKNYLKAESDYRKTKGMYQSLKAKLKMLNISPANVEQGKLTSVITIFSPISGDIVVMNANVGAYVAATDVLLEIIQTDHLHLELDIFEKDILKIKEGQKINFTVPEASKDVFDAEVYLVGKSIEGNNRTINVHGHLDESIKQQLLTGMFVEAAIVVDSKKGMAIPTEALITENNKYSVLLLSEEKNNSFFFKKVPVKIGEKSEKFVELIPGNQINSTSKILTKGVFDLVN; the protein is encoded by the coding sequence ATGAAAAAATCAATATATATACTAGCCTTGTCTGTCGTTTTATTTTCGTGTAAGGAAACCAAAACAGAAGAAACAGCTGTTAAAGAAGATACTGTAATTTCGGTTACCACAACACAATTTAAATCTTCGGCAATGGAAATTGCCAATCCAACCGAACAAGATTTTGAAGTAACCGTAAGAACATCCGGTAAGATTGATGTTCCGCCACAAAACAGAGCTAAAGTAACCACATTTGTTGGAGGTAATGTAAAATCAACTAGATTGTTAGTTGGTGATAAAGTGACAAAAGGACAAGCTTTGTTAACATTAGAAAATACAGAATTTCTGGATATTCAAAAAGAGTATCTTGAGGTGGCTGAACAGATTAATTATTTAAAATCCGAATACGAACGTCAGAAAACCTTATTTGACGAAAAAATCACTTCTCAAAAAAACTATCTGAAAGCCGAGAGTGATTATCGTAAAACCAAAGGAATGTACCAAAGTCTCAAAGCAAAATTAAAGATGCTAAACATTAGTCCTGCAAATGTAGAACAAGGCAAATTGACCTCGGTAATTACTATTTTTTCTCCCATATCTGGAGATATTGTTGTAATGAATGCCAATGTTGGAGCATATGTGGCCGCTACAGATGTGCTGCTAGAAATTATTCAGACAGACCATTTGCATCTTGAATTAGATATATTCGAAAAAGATATTCTGAAGATAAAAGAAGGTCAGAAAATTAATTTTACTGTTCCAGAAGCTTCAAAAGATGTGTTTGATGCTGAGGTTTATTTAGTAGGAAAATCCATTGAAGGCAACAACAGAACCATCAATGTGCACGGCCATTTGGATGAAAGTATAAAACAACAATTACTAACCGGAATGTTTGTAGAAGCTGCCATTGTGGTAGATTCAAAAAAAGGCATGGCAATACCAACCGAAGCATTAATAACAGAGAATAATAAATATTCCGTACTTTTATTGAGTGAAGAAAAAAATAATAGTTTTTTCTTTAAAAAAGTACCTGTTAAAATTGGGGAGAAATCAGAAAAATTTGTTGAACTTATTCCAGGTAATCAAATAAATTCTACTTCAAAAATATTGACCAAAGGTGTTTTTGATTTAGTTAATTAA